From Rhodovastum atsumiense, a single genomic window includes:
- a CDS encoding ABC transporter ATP-binding protein: MTGLLSIEGLRTVFPSGRQDVAVVDGVSLAVGKGRTLGIVGESGCGKSMLSLSLLRLVPPPGRIAGGRVVFDGRDLLGLPPEQMRMLRGRRIAMIFQEPMTSLNPVFTVGAQIVEAMRAHDRGSPMAALRARAIAALERVRMPAPERRFDEYPHQLSGGMRQRVMIAMALACEPDLLIADEPTTALDVTVQAQILDLLRRLQAQTGMAIILITHDLGVVAEMADEVAVMYAGRVVERAAVADIFADPQHPYTLGLLGSMPRLEETRARLLAIEGTVPAPAALPQGCRFHPRCVFAAPRCRTVDPPLLEVAPGHGAACIRAPLEAAIP, translated from the coding sequence ATGACCGGGCTGCTTTCGATCGAGGGCCTGCGCACGGTGTTCCCGTCCGGGCGGCAGGATGTCGCCGTGGTCGACGGCGTCTCGCTCGCGGTGGGGAAGGGGCGCACCCTGGGCATCGTCGGCGAGAGCGGCTGCGGCAAGTCGATGCTGTCGCTCTCGCTGCTGCGCCTGGTGCCGCCGCCCGGCCGGATCGCCGGCGGGCGGGTGGTGTTCGACGGGCGCGACCTGCTGGGGCTGCCCCCCGAGCAGATGCGCATGCTGCGCGGCCGGCGCATCGCCATGATCTTCCAGGAGCCGATGACCAGCCTGAACCCGGTGTTCACGGTCGGCGCGCAGATCGTCGAGGCGATGCGGGCGCATGACCGCGGCAGCCCGATGGCCGCCCTGCGCGCGCGCGCGATCGCCGCCCTGGAGCGCGTGCGCATGCCGGCCCCGGAACGGCGCTTCGACGAATACCCGCATCAACTCTCCGGCGGCATGCGCCAGCGGGTCATGATCGCCATGGCCCTGGCCTGCGAGCCCGACCTGCTGATCGCCGACGAGCCCACCACGGCGCTGGATGTCACCGTGCAGGCGCAGATCCTCGACCTGCTGCGCCGGTTGCAGGCGCAGACCGGCATGGCGATCATCCTGATCACCCATGACCTGGGCGTGGTGGCCGAGATGGCCGACGAGGTGGCGGTGATGTATGCCGGCCGCGTGGTCGAGCGCGCCGCCGTCGCCGACATCTTCGCCGATCCGCAGCACCCCTACACGCTGGGGTTGCTCGGCAGCATGCCGCGGCTGGAGGAGACGCGGGCGCGGCTGCTGGCGATCGAGGGCACGGTGCCGGCCCCGGCGGCGCTGCCGCAAGGCTGCCGCTTCCATCCCCGCTGCGTGTTCGCCGCGCCGCGGTGCCGTACGGTCGATCCGCCCTTGCTGGAGGTCGCGCCCGGCCATGGCGCCGCCTGCATCCGCGCCCCGCTGGAGGCGGCCATCCCGTGA
- a CDS encoding YqhA family protein has product MERNIEILLLATRWLLVPLYLGLLASVLGIYAMVGRELLHLVTSLTTISEAELVLVILSILDLVLVANLVVMVAISSYESFVSRIDVDREKPEWLGKMDASNVKMKVSLSIVMVSAINLLRAFMMDTPAERLPLLAGVHIVFLLSTLAVAVVERVHGKDK; this is encoded by the coding sequence ATGGAACGCAACATCGAGATCCTGCTGCTGGCCACGCGCTGGCTGCTCGTGCCGCTCTACCTGGGATTGCTGGCATCGGTGCTGGGCATCTACGCCATGGTCGGACGCGAGCTTCTTCACCTTGTCACCAGCCTGACCACGATCAGCGAGGCGGAACTGGTCCTGGTCATCCTCTCGATCCTGGACCTGGTGCTGGTGGCCAATCTGGTGGTGATGGTGGCGATCTCCAGCTACGAAAGCTTCGTCTCGCGCATCGACGTGGATCGTGAGAAGCCGGAATGGCTCGGCAAGATGGACGCCTCCAACGTCAAGATGAAGGTGTCGCTGTCGATCGTGATGGTTTCGGCGATCAACCTGCTGCGGGCCTTCATGATGGATACGCCGGCCGAACGGCTGCCGCTGCTGGCGGGCGTGCACATCGTCTTCCTGCTTTCCACCCTGGCGGTCGCCGTAGTCGAGCGGGTCCACGGCAAGGACAAGTAA
- a CDS encoding GyrI-like domain-containing protein has protein sequence MALVLWHGGEYRRATGLSRDRVFRRDLTGGRGCHGRTTKLREHDGRRMSGKIDLFRQHADEYLARPEPSVVEVAPASYIGIQGGGAPEDMPFQGGLAALFALAFTLKSVVREAAGYDFAVGKLEALWWTDRPGAFWQAPRSAWRWCLLIRVPDMVDQPAIEAARAHLAARRRAPDAARAARVRLEEGRCLQVLHVGPYATEPESIARLEQAATAAGMAFAGHHHEIYLSDPRRTVATKLRTILRRPVR, from the coding sequence GTGGCTCTGGTGCTGTGGCACGGCGGGGAGTACCGTCGCGCCACGGGACTCTCGCGTGATCGGGTGTTCCGGCGTGACCTGACAGGCGGGCGCGGCTGCCATGGCCGGACCACGAAGCTGCGGGAGCATGACGGGAGGCGGATGAGCGGGAAGATCGACCTGTTCCGGCAACACGCCGACGAATACCTGGCGCGGCCGGAGCCCTCCGTCGTCGAGGTGGCGCCCGCCAGCTACATCGGCATCCAGGGGGGCGGCGCGCCCGAGGACATGCCGTTCCAGGGCGGGTTGGCGGCCTTGTTCGCGCTGGCCTTCACCCTCAAGTCGGTGGTGCGCGAGGCGGCGGGATATGACTTCGCCGTGGGCAAGCTGGAAGCGCTGTGGTGGACGGATCGTCCGGGGGCGTTCTGGCAGGCGCCGCGCTCCGCCTGGCGGTGGTGCCTGTTGATCCGCGTGCCCGACATGGTCGACCAGCCTGCCATTGAAGCGGCACGGGCCCATCTCGCCGCGCGCCGGCGGGCCCCCGATGCGGCCCGGGCTGCCCGGGTGCGGCTCGAGGAAGGGCGCTGCCTGCAGGTGCTGCATGTCGGCCCCTATGCGACCGAGCCGGAATCCATTGCCCGGCTGGAACAGGCCGCCACCGCCGCCGGCATGGCCTTTGCAGGGCATCATCACGAAATCTACCTGTCCGATCCCCGCCGCACTGTCGCCACCAAGTTGCGTACGATCCTGCGCCGGCCCGTCCGCTGA
- a CDS encoding MATE family efflux transporter has protein sequence MSTAVTLIVPGFAQEARATLRLALPLVAGQVAQMGAGVIESMLAGHLGAQVLGAVAVGNSVWALAFMALVGVMMALSPSVAQLDGARRRREVAPVFVQAVWLGLGLGVVLGAATYLFGPSLAVLTGVDSALLPDIRRFLHAVAFGAPGLGLFLACRGLSDGLSLTRASMVFSSIGLLVLAPLGWALMYGRLGLPALGAQGAGIAWAVLGWVEGLAFAAWIAVSSRYAGLGWQAARGRPDPAGIAALLRLGAPMAVSVLLEVGLFSAAALVIGGFGPTMVAGHQIALNVAGLCFMVPLGLSMAMTVRVGNAVGRGDPVGVRLAAMAGLALVLVTQALSCTMLAVLSQVIAGLYTADADVIAASAGLLLLAAVFQFSDGIQVAAAGALRGLKDTRVPMLITAFSYWGVGMPLGLVLAFPGGLAAPGVWMGLIAGLTCAAVLLGRRLHLRTRLG, from the coding sequence ATGTCCACCGCCGTCACCCTCATTGTCCCGGGCTTCGCGCAGGAGGCGCGGGCCACGCTTCGGCTCGCCCTGCCGCTGGTGGCGGGGCAGGTCGCGCAGATGGGGGCGGGCGTGATCGAGTCCATGCTGGCCGGTCATCTCGGGGCGCAGGTGCTCGGTGCCGTCGCGGTGGGCAATTCGGTCTGGGCGCTGGCCTTCATGGCGCTGGTGGGCGTGATGATGGCGCTGTCGCCCTCGGTCGCGCAGCTCGACGGGGCGCGGCGCCGGCGCGAGGTCGCGCCGGTGTTCGTGCAGGCGGTCTGGCTGGGCCTGGGCCTCGGCGTGGTGCTGGGGGCGGCCACCTATCTGTTCGGGCCGTCGCTGGCGGTCCTGACCGGTGTCGATTCCGCTCTGCTGCCGGATATCCGGCGCTTCCTGCACGCGGTGGCGTTCGGCGCGCCCGGGCTCGGCCTGTTCCTGGCCTGTCGCGGCCTGTCGGACGGGCTGTCGCTGACCCGCGCGAGCATGGTGTTTTCCTCGATCGGCCTGCTGGTGCTGGCGCCGCTCGGCTGGGCGCTGATGTATGGCCGGCTCGGCCTGCCGGCGCTGGGCGCGCAGGGGGCGGGCATCGCCTGGGCGGTGCTGGGCTGGGTGGAGGGGCTGGCTTTCGCGGCCTGGATCGCGGTTTCGTCGCGCTATGCGGGCCTTGGCTGGCAGGCCGCCCGGGGCCGCCCCGATCCGGCCGGCATCGCGGCGTTGCTGCGGCTGGGGGCGCCGATGGCTGTGTCCGTGCTGCTGGAAGTCGGGTTGTTCAGCGCCGCGGCCCTGGTGATCGGCGGCTTCGGACCGACCATGGTGGCGGGGCACCAGATCGCGCTGAACGTGGCCGGGCTCTGCTTCATGGTGCCGCTCGGGCTGTCGATGGCGATGACGGTTCGCGTCGGCAACGCGGTCGGGCGGGGCGATCCGGTGGGGGTGCGCCTGGCGGCGATGGCGGGGCTCGCCCTGGTGCTGGTGACGCAGGCCCTGTCCTGCACCATGCTGGCCGTGCTGTCGCAGGTGATCGCCGGGCTTTACACCGCTGATGCCGATGTCATCGCCGCCTCCGCCGGGTTGCTGCTGCTGGCCGCCGTCTTCCAGTTCTCCGACGGCATCCAGGTGGCGGCGGCCGGCGCGTTGCGCGGGCTGAAGGACACGCGGGTGCCGATGCTGATCACCGCGTTCAGCTACTGGGGGGTGGGCATGCCGCTGGGGCTGGTGCTGGCGTTTCCGGGGGGATTGGCGGCTCCGGGCGTATGGATGGGCCTGATCGCCGGGTTGACCTGCGCGGCCGTGTTGCTCGGGAGACGCCTGCATCTGCGCACGCGCCTCGGCTGA
- a CDS encoding RraA family protein has protein sequence MTNRPFTAADLETLRQWDTPTICNGLELLVPERRAVGFTVEPMVPVDRRFPPIVGLARSGLIRAREKPCGAIPPREDWYEYVEAQGLPTIAVLQDIDDRPGFGAFWGEVQTTVHKALGCIGCVTNGSFRDLDMLAPGFQIIGGRVGPSHAHVHMVQMNCQVNVFGMLAGHDDVIHADHHGAVVVPDDCVTKLPAAIELVSRRERVILDMARSPGFTAAKMREALRVAGEIH, from the coding sequence ATGACGAACCGCCCCTTCACCGCGGCTGATCTCGAGACATTGCGGCAATGGGATACCCCGACCATCTGCAACGGCCTGGAGCTGCTGGTGCCGGAGCGGCGCGCGGTGGGCTTCACGGTCGAGCCGATGGTGCCGGTGGACCGCAGGTTCCCGCCGATCGTCGGCCTCGCCCGCTCCGGCCTGATCCGCGCCCGGGAAAAGCCCTGCGGCGCCATTCCGCCGCGCGAGGACTGGTACGAGTACGTCGAGGCGCAGGGCCTGCCGACCATCGCGGTGCTGCAGGACATCGACGACCGGCCCGGCTTCGGCGCCTTCTGGGGCGAGGTGCAGACCACCGTGCACAAGGCCCTGGGCTGCATCGGCTGCGTGACCAATGGCTCCTTCCGTGACCTGGACATGCTGGCGCCGGGTTTTCAGATCATCGGCGGGCGGGTGGGGCCGAGCCATGCCCATGTGCACATGGTGCAGATGAACTGCCAGGTGAACGTGTTCGGGATGCTGGCCGGACATGACGACGTGATCCATGCCGACCATCATGGCGCCGTCGTCGTGCCGGACGATTGCGTCACGAAATTGCCGGCGGCGATCGAGCTGGTGTCGCGGCGCGAGCGGGTGATCCTCGACATGGCCCGCAGCCCGGGCTTCACCGCGGCGAAGATGCGCGAGGCGTTGCGGGTGGCCGGCGAGATTCATTAG
- a CDS encoding NnrU family protein — protein MIQLSLAAILWLAVHLGIAGTTLRRVIVTRIGVNGFRGIFSIASIAAIIWLVLSYNAAPTVQLWTAPAWLHWVLALVMLPAFVLFVASFVRNPTAAGGEKYLGQDITGIQRITRHPMMVSYTIWAAVHCIGRGDVASLLFFGAFLITCVVGMPSVDIKTKERDAAAWAQLSATTSIVPFMAILTRRNRLVFSEIGWLVPAIGLAIWVEMLIFHQRIFGIAALPV, from the coding sequence ATGATCCAGCTCAGCCTCGCGGCCATCCTCTGGCTGGCGGTGCATCTCGGCATCGCCGGCACCACGTTGCGCCGCGTCATCGTGACGCGCATCGGCGTGAACGGCTTCCGCGGCATCTTCTCGATCGCCTCGATCGCCGCGATCATCTGGCTGGTGCTGAGCTACAACGCCGCCCCCACGGTGCAACTATGGACGGCGCCGGCCTGGCTGCACTGGGTGCTCGCGCTGGTGATGCTGCCGGCCTTCGTGCTGTTCGTGGCGTCCTTCGTGCGCAATCCGACGGCCGCGGGAGGCGAGAAATACCTCGGCCAGGACATCACCGGCATCCAGCGCATCACCCGCCATCCGATGATGGTGTCCTACACGATCTGGGCGGCGGTGCACTGCATCGGTCGCGGCGATGTCGCCAGCCTGCTGTTCTTCGGCGCGTTCCTGATCACCTGCGTGGTCGGCATGCCCTCGGTCGACATCAAGACGAAGGAACGCGACGCCGCCGCCTGGGCACAGTTGTCCGCCACCACCTCCATCGTGCCGTTCATGGCCATCCTGACGCGACGGAACCGTCTGGTCTTCTCCGAAATCGGCTGGCTGGTTCCGGCCATCGGGCTGGCGATCTGGGTGGAGATGCTGATCTTCCACCAACGCATCTTCGGGATCGCGGCACTGCCGGTGTAG
- a CDS encoding cache domain-containing protein — protein MKKSTIALAASLSLLVLPALAADNGTAPEAKAMLEKAVTAVKTDKTKALGQFSSGEGGFKDRDLYVFCIGSDGTFNAHPNKALLGKDARGLKDSTGKAFAVEMISVASEGSFSQVDYTFPRPGGTDPAPKSSYVTKISDEVCGVGYYK, from the coding sequence ATGAAGAAATCAACCATTGCGCTTGCCGCAAGTCTGTCGCTGTTGGTCCTGCCGGCGCTGGCTGCCGACAACGGCACGGCCCCTGAAGCCAAGGCCATGCTGGAAAAGGCCGTCACCGCGGTGAAGACCGACAAGACGAAGGCGCTCGGCCAATTCTCCAGTGGCGAGGGCGGCTTCAAGGACCGCGACCTTTATGTCTTCTGCATCGGCAGCGACGGCACCTTCAACGCGCATCCCAACAAGGCGCTGCTGGGCAAGGACGCCCGCGGCCTGAAGGACAGCACCGGCAAGGCCTTCGCCGTCGAGATGATCAGCGTCGCCAGCGAGGGCAGCTTCAGCCAGGTGGACTACACCTTCCCCCGGCCCGGCGGCACCGATCCGGCGCCGAAATCGTCCTATGTGACGAAGATCTCCGACGAGGTCTGTGGCGTCGGATACTACAAGTAA
- a CDS encoding dienelactone hydrolase family protein, protein MRIGALLFLMVVVAGGVRAETVRFAGGGGALLEAVLFRPEGPPRAPAVVALHGCAGPLPARDHAWARHLAGLGHLVLLPDSFGSRGLGSQCRTGNRSVTASGLRRDDALAAARWLADQPGTPAGGVAVLGWSDGGSTVLATAAWRQDNPPGLLRGFVAFYPGCRQAALNRGARPVAPVLLLIGEADDWTPAAPCRDLAGRVGPRITLVTYPGAWHDFDAAAPLHRMRDIPRSQNPDHGVHAGQDPAAREDAFQRVPAFLDALPPAP, encoded by the coding sequence ATGCGCATTGGTGCTTTGCTTTTCCTGATGGTTGTGGTGGCGGGGGGCGTTCGCGCCGAAACCGTGCGGTTCGCGGGCGGTGGGGGCGCGTTGCTGGAGGCCGTGCTGTTCCGGCCGGAGGGGCCGCCGCGTGCCCCGGCCGTGGTGGCGCTGCACGGCTGCGCCGGGCCGCTGCCGGCGCGCGATCACGCCTGGGCGCGGCATCTGGCCGGGCTTGGCCATCTCGTGCTGTTGCCCGACAGCTTCGGCAGCCGTGGACTCGGGTCGCAGTGCCGTACGGGGAATCGGTCGGTGACGGCGTCTGGATTGCGGCGCGATGATGCCCTGGCCGCCGCGCGCTGGCTTGCTGATCAGCCCGGCACCCCGGCCGGCGGCGTTGCCGTGCTCGGCTGGTCGGACGGGGGCAGCACGGTGCTGGCGACGGCGGCGTGGCGGCAGGATAACCCGCCCGGATTGTTGCGTGGCTTCGTTGCCTTTTATCCGGGGTGCCGGCAGGCCGCGTTGAACCGGGGGGCCAGACCGGTGGCCCCGGTGCTGCTGCTGATCGGCGAGGCGGATGACTGGACGCCGGCCGCACCTTGCCGGGATCTGGCCGGGCGCGTCGGGCCGCGCATCACCCTGGTAACGTATCCAGGCGCCTGGCACGACTTCGATGCGGCCGCGCCGCTGCACCGGATGCGTGACATTCCACGCAGCCAGAACCCCGACCACGGCGTCCATGCCGGCCAGGATCCCGCGGCGCGGGAAGATGCATTCCAGCGCGTGCCGGCGTTTCTCGACGCGTTGCCGCCGGCCCCCTGA
- the hemB gene encoding porphobilinogen synthase has product MNDATSLGRFPTTRLRRNRTDAWTRRLVAETRLSIDDLIWPIFVMDGSNAVTDVASMPGVQRVTVDRLAAHVEPAARLGIPALALFPVTPNEKKDAEGTESGNPDNLICQAARLLKREFPQMGLIGDVALDPYTNHGHDGVLREGYVANDASVEVLVRQSINQARAGIDVMAPSDMMDGRIGAIRAGLDAEGFIHVRLMSYAAKYASAFYGPFRDALGSGGSLKGDKKTYQMDPANTDEALREVAFDLQEGADSVMVKPGMPYLDIVRRVHERFHVPTFVYQVSGEYAMIMAAIRNGWLDHDKAMLESLLAFKRAGAAGVLTYFAPAAAKLLRG; this is encoded by the coding sequence ATGAACGACGCCACGTCGCTTGGCCGCTTCCCCACCACCCGTTTGCGCCGCAACCGCACCGACGCCTGGACGCGCCGCCTGGTTGCCGAGACCCGGCTTTCGATCGATGACCTGATCTGGCCGATCTTCGTCATGGATGGCAGCAATGCCGTCACCGACGTCGCCTCCATGCCGGGCGTGCAGCGCGTCACCGTCGACCGCCTGGCCGCCCATGTGGAGCCGGCCGCGCGCCTGGGCATCCCGGCGCTGGCCCTGTTCCCGGTGACGCCGAACGAGAAGAAGGACGCCGAGGGCACCGAATCCGGCAACCCGGACAACCTGATCTGCCAGGCCGCCCGGCTGCTCAAGCGCGAATTCCCGCAGATGGGGCTGATCGGCGACGTCGCGCTCGATCCCTACACCAACCACGGCCATGACGGCGTGCTGCGCGAAGGCTACGTCGCCAACGACGCATCGGTGGAAGTCCTGGTGCGCCAGTCGATCAACCAGGCGCGCGCGGGCATCGACGTGATGGCCCCCTCGGACATGATGGACGGGCGCATCGGCGCGATCCGCGCCGGGCTCGACGCCGAAGGCTTCATCCATGTCCGGCTGATGAGCTACGCGGCGAAATACGCCTCGGCCTTCTACGGCCCGTTCCGCGACGCGCTCGGCTCCGGCGGGTCGCTGAAGGGCGACAAGAAAACCTACCAGATGGATCCGGCCAACACCGACGAAGCCCTGCGCGAAGTGGCCTTCGACCTGCAGGAAGGCGCGGATTCCGTGATGGTCAAGCCGGGCATGCCCTACCTGGATATCGTCCGCCGCGTGCACGAACGCTTCCACGTGCCCACCTTCGTCTACCAGGTGTCGGGCGAATACGCGATGATCATGGCCGCCATCCGCAACGGCTGGCTCGACCATGACAAGGCCATGCTGGAAAGCCTGCTCGCGTTCAAGCGCGCCGGCGCCGCCGGCGTGCTGACCTACTTCGCCCCGGCCGCGGCGAAGCTGCTGCGCGGATAG
- a CDS encoding inositol monophosphatase family protein, which yields MRLSLHELTVLGTVLRDAAAREVMPRFRRLPASGVRTKSGPLDLVTEADEAAERVITAGLQRAFPGCVVIGEEATAADPSLLERVGEAELAFVVDPVDGTANFAAGLPLFATMAAAIVRGEVVAAVIHDPVGDDSAFALRGEGAWIAAPDGRRQELRVATPAPVASMTGTTSWRFLPAELKATVCRNLPRIAASWDYRCAGHEYRLLASGQCHFLLFNRLMPWDHAPGWLLHQEAGGYSARFDGSPYRPALHGGGLICTPDAASWHALHTALLQP from the coding sequence ATGCGCCTGTCCCTGCACGAGCTGACTGTCCTCGGGACGGTGCTGCGCGACGCGGCCGCGCGCGAGGTGATGCCGCGCTTCCGCCGTCTTCCTGCCTCCGGGGTGCGCACCAAGTCGGGGCCGCTCGACCTGGTCACCGAAGCCGACGAGGCCGCCGAACGCGTCATCACCGCGGGACTGCAGCGCGCCTTCCCCGGCTGCGTCGTGATCGGCGAGGAAGCGACCGCCGCCGACCCCTCGCTGCTGGAGCGGGTGGGGGAGGCGGAGCTCGCCTTCGTGGTCGATCCGGTGGACGGCACCGCCAATTTCGCCGCCGGTCTGCCGCTGTTCGCCACCATGGCGGCGGCGATCGTGCGCGGCGAGGTGGTGGCGGCGGTGATCCACGACCCGGTCGGCGATGACAGCGCCTTCGCCCTGCGCGGCGAGGGCGCCTGGATCGCCGCCCCGGACGGGCGCCGCCAGGAGCTGCGTGTCGCCACCCCGGCACCGGTGGCGTCCATGACCGGCACCACCTCCTGGCGCTTCCTGCCGGCGGAGCTGAAGGCCACCGTCTGCCGCAACCTGCCGCGGATCGCGGCAAGCTGGGATTACCGCTGCGCCGGCCATGAATACCGGCTGCTCGCCAGCGGCCAGTGCCACTTCCTGCTGTTCAACCGGCTGATGCCCTGGGACCATGCCCCCGGCTGGCTGCTGCACCAGGAAGCCGGGGGATACTCGGCCCGGTTCGACGGATCTCCGTACCGGCCGGCCCTGCACGGCGGCGGACTGATCTGCACCCCCGACGCCGCAAGCTGGCACGCCCTGCACACGGCGCTGCTGCAGCCCTGA
- the hflX gene encoding GTPase HflX: MPPTRAAVILPWEKPASGAEATRAAEARLAEAVGLAAAIGLVVLHTAILPLRARRPATLLGEGQVAQQGQELAASQVTVAVVDAQLSPVQQRNLEKAWNCKVIDRTGLILDIFGERAATREGTLQVELAHLEYQRSRLVRSWTHLERQRGGFGFLGGPGETQIEADRRLIGERIVRLKRELEQVRRTRGLHRSARKRVPFPVVALVGYTNAGKSTLFNTMTGAGVLSRDQLFATLDPTMRGLRLPSGRRAILSDTVGFISELPTELVAAFRATLEEVAEADVILHVRDAAHPDSAAQRADVLAVLDGMVADGTLDEDWRTRTIEVLNKADLLGGVAQVPSREGAVAVSAVTGEGLSELAAAIDLRIAAGMEIADYAIPPADGARLAWLYEHGEVIGRADDEDAIHVTVRLLPADRARFERPDFSR, translated from the coding sequence ATGCCGCCGACCCGCGCCGCCGTCATTCTCCCCTGGGAGAAGCCGGCGAGCGGCGCGGAGGCGACCCGTGCCGCCGAGGCGCGCCTGGCCGAGGCGGTCGGGCTCGCCGCCGCCATCGGCCTGGTGGTGCTGCATACCGCCATCCTGCCACTGCGGGCCCGCCGGCCTGCGACCCTGCTGGGCGAAGGCCAGGTCGCACAACAAGGCCAGGAGCTCGCCGCGTCCCAGGTGACGGTGGCGGTGGTCGACGCCCAGCTTTCCCCGGTGCAGCAGCGCAACCTGGAAAAAGCCTGGAACTGCAAGGTCATCGATCGCACCGGACTGATCCTGGACATCTTCGGCGAGCGGGCCGCCACCCGCGAAGGCACGCTGCAGGTCGAACTTGCGCATCTCGAGTACCAGCGCTCGCGGCTGGTGCGATCCTGGACTCACCTGGAACGCCAGCGCGGCGGCTTCGGCTTCCTCGGCGGCCCCGGCGAGACGCAGATCGAGGCCGACCGCCGCCTGATCGGCGAGCGCATCGTCCGGCTCAAGCGTGAACTGGAGCAGGTCCGCCGCACCCGCGGGCTGCACCGCAGCGCGCGCAAGCGCGTGCCGTTCCCGGTGGTGGCGCTGGTCGGCTACACCAATGCCGGCAAGTCGACGCTGTTCAACACCATGACCGGTGCCGGCGTGCTCTCGCGCGACCAGCTTTTCGCCACGCTCGATCCGACCATGCGCGGGCTGCGCCTGCCCTCCGGCCGGCGCGCCATCCTCTCCGACACGGTCGGCTTCATCAGCGAACTGCCGACCGAACTGGTCGCCGCCTTCCGCGCCACGTTGGAGGAAGTGGCGGAAGCCGACGTCATCCTGCACGTGCGCGATGCCGCCCATCCCGATTCGGCGGCACAGCGCGCCGACGTGCTCGCGGTGCTCGATGGCATGGTGGCCGACGGCACGCTGGACGAGGACTGGCGCACCCGCACCATCGAGGTGCTGAACAAGGCCGACCTGCTCGGCGGCGTTGCGCAAGTGCCCTCCCGGGAGGGCGCGGTCGCCGTTTCCGCCGTCACCGGCGAGGGATTGTCCGAACTGGCCGCGGCGATCGACCTGCGCATCGCCGCGGGGATGGAGATCGCCGACTACGCCATCCCGCCGGCCGATGGCGCGCGCCTGGCCTGGCTCTATGAACATGGCGAGGTGATCGGCCGCGCCGACGACGAGGACGCCATCCACGTGACAGTCCGCCTGCTGCCTGCCGACCGCGCCCGGTTCGAACGCCCGGATTTCTCACGCTGA
- the hfq gene encoding RNA chaperone Hfq, with translation MANEKSQNVQDVFLNHVRKNKTPVTVFLVNGVKLQGIITWFDNFSVLLRRDGHTQLVYKHAISTVMPGAPIQLFDATSAGAGASAKEPSSTTLTMPQRDRETVSARGD, from the coding sequence GTGGCCAACGAGAAATCGCAGAATGTTCAGGATGTCTTCCTGAACCATGTGCGCAAGAACAAGACCCCTGTCACCGTCTTCCTGGTGAACGGCGTCAAGCTGCAGGGCATCATCACCTGGTTCGATAATTTTTCCGTCCTGCTGCGCCGCGACGGGCATACGCAGCTCGTCTACAAGCACGCCATCAGCACCGTGATGCCGGGGGCGCCGATCCAGCTGTTCGATGCCACGAGCGCCGGCGCCGGGGCCTCTGCCAAGGAGCCCTCCAGTACTACGCTGACCATGCCGCAACGCGATCGGGAGACGGTCTCTGCCCGCGGAGACTGA